In Deltaproteobacteria bacterium HGW-Deltaproteobacteria-18, the genomic stretch GGGAAAGCCGTCCAGCAGCCAGCCGTTGGGGCTCGCGTTCTTGAGTACGTCGAGGACCATGGGGATGGTGATGTCGTCGGGAACGAGCTCGCCACGATCGATGAATGCCTTGGCCTTCAGGCCAAGTTCAGTACCGCCGCCGATGTGCTTGCGGAAAATTGCACCGGACTCGATGTGGTCCAGATCGTATTTCTTCTTCGCCAGGGAGCCCTGGGTTCCCTTGCCACTGCCATTGGGTCCGAAAATCAGAATATTCAAGGCGTAAACCTCCTGTAAAAAATTTCACAAAGTACTATAGCCAGCCCTTGAGGCTGTCAATCAAAGATCGGAAGCGTGCTTGTCAGGACTCATCGGCGTGCGTAGAGTTGTCGTAAATCAGCTGTGAACGGGGGACGCATGGGACTTCTGGATGAATGGGGCGACGCGTTGGTGGAAGAAGGGCTGCGTGAGGCGGCCGACACATTTTTCGGGGCTCGCACGGCCCTTGAGGATGAGATCGCTTTTTTCGAGTCTCAGGTCGCAAGGCTCAAGGGGCAGGTTGCAGATATCCGGTCCTGGTTCGCAGGTCTCAACTGCCTGCTCGGGTCCGAGACGGACATCAGGCTTTTTTTTGATTCGCTTCACGTCACCCTCGATGACCCGGCCCTCTACGTGCACAAGGTTTGCAGCCTGCAATTCCGCAGACCGCGCAGCTTCACCCGCAAGGGCCTCTTCGCCAAGACCGTGTGGGAGATCTACGAACCTTTGGCGCGCATGATCGAGTCCTACATGCACGGGACCCCCTACTCCGACCCGATGCATCCCGGCCGGGTGATGGTCACCGCCAATCATGACCGTCTGCGCAAGTTCTGCGACGAGATCAACACCCGCATCAAGTCCGTCAACGAGTCCAACCGTCCCTCCGAATCCCTGGCCTTTGCCAAACGCATGGATCAGACCCAGGTGTTCAAGGAGTCCCTGACCGGCGGCGGTGGACAGACCTGGACCCTGGACCGGGACCTGGCCTACGCGCCCCTGGCCTTCGAGGATTACGATTTGCCCGCCTTCCCGGATCTGCCGCTTGACGCCAAGGCGCGTGCGGCGCTCGAAGAATGCTGTGCGAAGATCTTCAGCCGCCAGCGTGAGCATGTGGATGCCATCCTGGACGAGGTCTTCGACCCCGAGGACAAGACGATCTGCGTGCTGGAACGCAGCGGGCACTAGGCGGTCCTGGACGGATGGGCCAATGCGGGTCTTGCCGCTAGGTTTGGATGCTGTCCCAGCCTCTTCGCTGATTCGGTTTTTTGCGATTTCGGCATCTTCATTCATGCCTTCAGTATCCACGGTTCGGCCAGTTCCGCCTTCCTGCGACAGGTCTTCATCACTGAAAATTCATCCGCACATCGCCGCGATACCAAGGATACGGTCTCGGCAAATGGGCTTCCTTCAGCTTTGGAAGCCATGCAGGCGCTGGAGGCTGCCCGGCAGAGCAGCTCTTCATGCCAGACGAATCTGGTTCAGGATTGTCATTTTGCTTAAAGCCTGACAGGTTGAAAATGAAATTTTTGAGCAGGCAGACCTCGAAATCAAGGAGCCGACTATGAATGTGAAAGCGAGCGAACTCTTGGCGAAGATCAGGGATATGTATCCGGAGATCGAGAAGAACAACATTCAAATATCGTGTTATTACGAAGAAAAAACCGAAGCCTGGGTGGTCGACTTCGAGTACGAAGATCACTCACTGGAAACCCATCTGGACAGGAAGGACGTCGAGGACTGCCTGGCCGGGGAGAAATGCGTGCATATGGGCGTGCAAGTCGGGCGATTCGTGGAGACCTATTGCCTCAAGGATGACATCTGCCCGACAGGCACCAAGAAATGATTCTGTGCCGGGTTCCCTGAGAACAAGGTTTTTTAGCCCTTGGCTGGAGTGAAACCTCCTTCGTTCTCGATCCGGCCGCGCATTGACGTGTGAGATTCATCGCGCGCTGAAAATATTGCGGACTTCATGGCCCGGGCGACCGCCAAACACATTTTCAGCGGTTCAGCCATCAAAGAAAAAGGGATTTCAGGTTACACGCTGAAGTCCCTTTTGTTTTCTCCCGGCATTTCCAGGTGGGGCGAAGACACGTTCGTTCAGAAGAAGACGTGTTCTTCCTGTCGTTCATGAAGCAAGTGCTTCAAAAGGCCGATTTGACGGGAGGCTGGGGCTGATGGATTGGCCCAGGGCAAAATGGGTCGCGATCCTTGGCGATGTCCAGGCCAAGTCCGGAAACTACCGCCGGACAGCCGCCGCATGTCGCTATGATTGAGCATTCCCGGCAGGCTTCGCTTCGGCTTCGGTACGAGACGGCTGCTTGCCCGTCGTAAATTTCGCCAAGGGTGGCGGTTGAAATGTTTCCGATAATCGAAGGGAATTTTCGACAGGCATGCACTTCTCCGTCCGGGAGCAGAGCCATGAAATTGAAGGCCGCTCCACAGCCGAATCCGGTACAGCCCCCGAAGAGTGGTCCTCCCCTGGCGGCAAGATGAGCATTGAGCATGTTGTCCTTGAAAGACAGGACCTTGAGCTGAGAGGCCGCTTCGCAATACCGTTCCGCAAAGTCCTGAAATTCAGCGGGATCGGGCAGGGCAAGAGCGGCACCTCTGCCCACGGGGGAGAGCCGGTTGAAGGCCAGGCCCCAGACTTTCCCTTCCAATATTTCGGCCAGGGGCAGCACCTGGTTCATGTTGTCACGCGTCAGGGTGAGCATGACCTGCCCTTGGACCTCTACAGCCTGCAATACCTCAAGAAAGTTCATAACCCGCTGGAAATGTCCATGGCCGCGGATGGAGTCGTTGTGTGCGGGCAATCCTTCGAGGCTGACCTGAAAATATTCCGGCCGGGCGATATCGATGATCGCCTCCATCATTTCCCTGGTAGTTGGATTCCCGAGGATGGCCAGGGAGAAACCTTTCCGGGCTGCCCGTTCGTAGACTTTCAGAAATCCGGGGTAGAGCAGGGGGTTTCCTCCGGAAAAACTTATCTGGCCGAGAACATGCCGATCGCGACAAAAAGAATCGAAATCATCGATCACATCCAAGGCCGAGTCCAGGGCCATATTCGATCGGGCGCTACGATCGTAGCAATGACGGCAAAACAGATCGCAGTCCTGGGTGATGTGCCACTGCAGGGTGAAGACTTCAGCGCTGAGATGTTGTTCTGAAATGGACAGGTTGGCGGAAAAATCCTGGCGCTTGCGTCGCAAGAGTGATGAGGGAGAAAGGAGAATTCCTTTTTCCACGGCTTTTCTGAGAAGAGAATCAACAAATCCGGGCGCTAATTTGGATTCTGCTTCTGCGCTCGAGGGATCCACTCCGTCCGCGATAATTTTGATTGCGGCGAGATCTTCAGGCTTTGCTACGGCAATATCAATTTTCTGAGTGCCTTTATTTTTCCAAACCAGGACCATCTCCTGGCCTAAAACTGGACATGTGTTTGTATTACGGCCGTGAATCACGTCAACACATCCAGAAGTATTCAGTACACATAACTCAAGGCTTGGATTTACGATAATGCCAGTCCCGGGTTCAGGCTGAAGAACCGCCTTTGACTCAACATGCTTCCTTGCAATTTCTAAAGTACAGATATCCGGCAGAAAAATTGGTGCCAAGCCTTCTCTGGACAGCTGCTCGACAGTCGAGAGGAGTTTTTCTGCGCTACTGTTTAGGGAATCTCCAAGACTTGAGAGAGTCTGTGCATCTAGAAACGATGCTGTTGTTGGATATAGTGAATGCAGTGCCGCTTGATTCATGGTCTTTTCCTGCGAAAGTGGCCGAAGATTATCTAGGCTAAAAGGATTGTCCGGCGTTCATCAACAAGCGACACAGGGGGAGCTACGCAACTCCCCCCATATTTCCTGAGCGAAACGGTGTTACTGTTTTTTGGGTGTCTCGGTGCTCCCGGCACCGGCTTTTGCTCCACCACCTCAACCGCTTCCACCAGGAACAGTTTTTGTGGAATTACCGTCAGATTCATTTCCATCGCTGCCACCTGCAGCGGACTTTGAACTCCCACCTCAGCCGCTTCCGGAAGCCTTGGTGCTGACCACGCCTACGGAGGCACTGGCCAAGAGCGCCGCAAGGCAGCAGCCCGCAAGAACTTTTTTCAAATTGTCTGTGTCCATTTTCGCTCCTTTGTGAACAATTGTTCACGGTTGTATTGGAAACACCGATGCTATCTGGGGTGATATATAGATAGTAGCTATCTGAATTACGCCAGAAACGTCAACACTTGGCACAAAATGAAGCGGAAAAATCGAAATTTTTATATGCTGTATTATCTTTTATTATAATTATTGGTAGCTTATCAGTAATTTCTGTTTAAATTAAAACAGGAAATTTTTTCAGTATTAATTTAGAAAATTGACAATGCATCATTAAATATTGATAATTATTCGTAATAATAGCGTATTTTTTTGTACAGGTTGGGTATGTGGTAGGTTGTATCAATGAATTGAATTCGTTTTTTATATTTTTTTATTTTGATTTAGCTATTCGAGAAGTATTAGGGAAGAGACGTACGTGATGACTGAAGTTTTTATGAGCTAATCAAAAAATAATACAAAAATCTACATTTATTAGATTTCGTAAATATCTATAAATTCAGTTAATTTTAGTAATATAATTACGTTTATATTTATATAATAATGAACAGCACAATTTTAAATATCAGCAAGCTAACTTAACAATTATAAATGTAATAGAGAAGTTAATATAATTTTTGATATGAATATAATTATTTTTTTTATGTATAAAATTTAAAGTTATAATTTGCGTATAGTTTAATAATTCATAGATATGATTCATGATGTCGATTAAATGCTTTAAAAATTTTGATTTACTTCATTAGTGTCAGACAGGCTCGTGGGATACGATTTGCGCCCATAGGTTTCCATCATTAATAGGGTAAAATACAGTGCAAGAGTGTGGATATAAAAAATTTGTGAAACAACCTAGTGCTGATGAATCCGGCAGTGCGCATGGAGGGCAAGCCGAAGACAGCCCCTTATTTTTCGAAAGCTGAGATGATCCAGCCCGCGTGAGTGCTTCGTGACGAGGTCAGTCCAGCTGCGCGAAACTCTTTCTCGAGCAGGGATTCGTCCTTCTCGCGGGCTACCAATCGGTATCTGCCCGAAGCCGTCTGCAGGAATCGTCGCAACGATTCTTTTCGGTCCGCGCCGTCGCTGCCAATCCATTTCACCATCCCTCCGGCATAGAACTGCAGTCCATACGCCTTGTCTTTGACCAGTGCGACAATTTCTCCATCTCCAGCTGTTTCGACCTGCGTGTACAGTTGTCGCATGTTCTGGTGCATGGGCAGAACGCCCAGGGCCGCGCGTGCTGCGACAAAGAGCGCGATCGTGCCGACAAAGGTCACTGCTACGGTACGAAGCCCTATGCGCGAACGTTGCTGGGCCAGGCCGTGGGCCATGAACAACGTCAGCGGGATGGAGAGAGGCAGGATGTAGAGCGGCAGCCTGCTTTTAGCCAGACAAAATACGACAAGGGGTGCTACCACCCAAAGCCCCAGAAAGATCCGCTGTGCTTGCGGCAGTGCTTGCCAGACCTTTTTGGGGTTTCGGAGCATCCAGCCCCATTGGATTTGTCCCAGAAGCAGGAGTGGCGCGTAAATCACCAGCGGTTTCCACCATTGCGGGTTGCGGTGAAACGTGTCGGAGGTCAGTCTGCCGATGATTTCCTGATCCAGATAGTAGGAAAACAGATCCGGGTGCTTTGCGATGATGAATGCGAAGTAGCCCAGGACCGGCATGAGGAAAAGGGCCAGTCCGAGGGGGAGGAAAAGTCTCCCGTCTCGGAACATCCAGATGTGCCAGGGAATGATGGCAAGTAAGGGCAACAAGCCAGGAGGCCCCTTGGTCAGGAATGCCAGGCCGAAGGCTGCCCACATCATGGCCAGCAGTTTCCTGGACTGTCGGGGCGAGTGTGCCCAGATGACGTAGCATGCCACGGCCAAGGTTTCAAAGAAAGCCAGCAGGATGTCCGTGCTGAGAATCGTTCCGCCGAGCACTGGAAGGACGGACGTTGCATAGATGGCCAGTGTCGCCCAACCTGAAATTTCACCCCACAGGATCCATGCCATCCAGGCCGTCACCAGGCCGGTACAGATGAAGGCCGCTGCATTTCCGAGACGAACGGAAGATTCGCCAGGTCCGGCCATGGCCATCCCTGCGGCCATGGCCCAATAGACCATGGGTGGTTTGGTCCAGTGGGGGTCGGAGTCCAGGGTGGGTTCAAGGTAGTTGCCACTGGAGAGCATTTCGAGAGCGCATTCAGCGTAGCGCCCTTCGGTCGTTTCAAGCAGGCCTCGCTGCATGTTCCCTGCGAAGGAAACGAGGATGAGTCCCGCCAGAGCGCCCAGCCATAGCATGCGCCGATGTCTTTGCCAGCCGTCATCCAAGCTTAGTAACGCCAATGCATTCCATGATTTTTTCAGCATATTTGAATTCATCTCCCGATATTTCGGGTTGCCGTAAAATAATAGAAAAAAATTGCCTAAAATAATTCAATTTTTTATTTAGTGTATTATAAATTGTTTATTAATTTTTTTTATATCCAATTACAACTACATAAAAAACAATGTGTGGAGTCAGAGCCGGTTCGTTTTTCATTTGGTTCGGAATTGCGACTATTAGAGGAGATTAATGTATAGGAAAGGCAAGAGGATATTCATCTTTGTCTATTCTTCTGGTCATATGTATTTTGCGGAGTGTCACGAGCCGCGCCTGCCGCCTACCGCATCAGTCGCTTGCGGTAATACCTGTACATCCCCAGTTCCAGTACGACGAACAGCGCGATGGGTACCGCCAGGAAGGCCAGGGTGATCAGTGCCCCGAGGCCCCGATTGGAGGAGGTTATGAGCGGGAAGAGAAAGCCTGTGAAGGATGCGACGCTTCCGCCTCCGATCAGGAAGACCAGGAAATATTCGGAAAACGCCACCAGAAAGACCACGCTTCCGCCCGCCGCCATGGCAGGCAGGAGCAGCGGCATCTCCACCTCCAGAAAGACGCGCCATTTCGATGCTCCCAGATTGCGGGCGCAGATCCCGTATTCGCGGCCCATCAGGGTGAAGCCTGTGGTCAGGGCGCGCAGCATGTACGGGTAGCTGATTATTGAAAGGACCAGGATCACGCCGGGCGTGGTGTCGGCCAGGCCGATCTTGATGAAGATGAAATGTAGCCCCATGGAAAAGGTCATGGCCGGAACCAGGGCGGGGAGCAGGAGCAGGCCTTCGAGCAGATTCTTGCCCGGAAAGGTTCGAAAGGCCAGCACCTGCGCGGGCAGGATGGTCATGACCAGCGTCATGGCCACTGTCGCCAGCGAATAGGCCAGCGAACTGGCCAGGGCGGTCAGAAAAGGCTGTGGGCGGGCCGCAAGGAAGCGCAGTCCGTCAAGGGACATCTGTGGCCAGAGTTCCGGAAAACGCCAGCCCGGAGCCCCGGCCTGCAAAACGAGCACGACGACCGGCAGCAGGAACATCAGAGCCAGGACGATCATGGTCGGGGCGTGTCTCACAGTTTGCGCCTCCAGCCGTCGACGTAGGCCGCGAAGCGGTTGTAGAGCATGGCGAAGAGGGCGGCGAAGAGGAACATGAGCGTAAGGATGGCCATGGCCAGGGGGCGCTGGTTCAGGTCGCGCTGGAAAAAAATGTCGTAGACCCGGATGGAGAGCATGCCGGGATGCGATTCCCCGAGCACAAAGGGGATGTCGAAGGATCCGAAGGCGTACAGAAAGAGGATGATGAAGGCGCTGTGCATGGCCGGCAGGAGCCGGGGCAGGGTCACGGTCCGGAAGGTGCGCCATGGCCCGGCTCCGAGCATTCGCGCTGTCTGGATCAGGCGGATGTCGAAGCCGAAGAGCACGGCGCCGACCAGAAGCAGGGCAAAGGGCACGCCCTTGAGCAGAAAAGCCATGATCATGCCCAGCCCGCTTCCGGTGTGCAGGATGTTCGGGAATTCTTCCGGCGAGGAGATAAGCCCCGTCTGAAAGAGGACCGATGACACAAGACCCGTCCTGCCGAGGAACAGAAGGATCAGAAACGCCACCGCCACATGAGGCAGGATGAGCCCGATTTTTGAAATGACTCCCACCCTGCGCAGTCCGGAAGGCATGCGCCACAGGGCGAGAGCCAGGACGGTTCCGCCCAGGACCGAGCCCGCAGCGGAGACGAGAGCCACAAACAGGGACAGGCCCAGTGATTGCCCTATGGCCAGGTCCTGGAGCAGGACCCGGTAGTGATCAAGGGTTGCCCCCCCTGCGCCCAGCGGGAGGAAGAGGCCCAGACTCTGGGCCAGGGTCAGGGCCATGCCTGCGCAGAAGAGTGCGCAGTACGGAATCAGCAGGGGCGCAAGGCCCCAAAGGATCCGGCGCTGCATTCTAGTGCCCGAGAATGAATTTGTCCCAGTCCCTTTCGAGAAGCTCCAGATACTCCGGGCTGATCTCCGGTACGGCGGCTGCGGAGAGAACGTCCGTCCCGAGGGTGGCCGCTCCCAGATCGACCGCTTCAAAGGCCTTGCGCTGCATCTCTTCGAGCTTTGCCACCTCGAGCGCCGGCAGGTCGCCCCAGTTTTCGGGCTTGAACTTGGAGAGCTGGGCTTCGGGGCTCATCAGGAAGTTGGCCAGGACCATGGCGCCCGCCTTGTTCGGGGCATTGAAGGGGACGGCCGTGAAGTGGGTGTTGAAGATGGCCCCTTCGGCAAGGACAAAGGTCCGCACCGTATCGGGGTAGGTCTTTTCCAGGATTTTCATCTGCGCGTGTGCCGGGTGGTAGGACATGCCCATGTCGATCTCGCCTCGTGCGAACAGGGTGTCCAGAGCCGCGGCGTCCTTGGGATAGGTCCGTCCCTCTTGCCACAGGTGGGGCTTGAGTTCGTCAAGCCAGGCAAAGGTCTTGGGGGCGTTCTTGGCGTAGAGGTCGGCATTGAAGCCATTCATGTATTGCTCGTGGCCGCCCGTGGTTGCGTAGAAGATCTGGCGCAGGAAGGCCGAGCCCGTGAAGTCCGGAGGCTGCGGATAGGTGAAGCGCCCCGGGTTGGCCCTGATCCAGTCCGCAAGCTCGGCCAGGGCGGCCGGGGGCGTCGGTGTCCGGTCCGTGTCGTACTCGAAGACGAACTGGGCCCGGCCGTAGGGTGCTTCAAAGCCGTTTACGGGGTAGCCGAAATCATGGGCCGATTTTTGCGGGTCGTACCAGGCCGTGAAATTCGGTAATTTGTCCGTGAAAGGGCCGAACAGCACTCCGGCCTGCATGGAGTTCTTGAAGTTTTCGCCGTTGATCCACAATAGGTCCATGGTCCCGGTGGCCTTGCCCGCTGCCTTCTCGGTCAGGAGTTTGTTGACGAAGACCGGCGCGTCCATGGGCACCCGAACCACGGCGATATCGTACAGCCGTTTCATCTCGGAGGCCACGAAAGTGTCGACCCACTGATTGATCTGGGCGCTGCCTCCCCACATGTGCCAGCGGACCTCGGTGCCGCGCGCGGCCTTTTCCAGGCTCGCGAAGTCCTGCTGCAGCACGGAGGTTTGTTCCGGGCTCTCGGAACAGCCGGTGAGCAAAACCGCGAACAGTATGATGAACAGTAATTTTATGCGCATGAATCCTCCGGAAGAGAGCCGCTGAATATGGGCGGATACTGGTTTGAAACACGGATGTGCATCCTGTCCCCTGGTTGCCCCAAGGGTTCCAGGGCATAGACCACGAGGTCCTGATCCAGGACGCGCAGCGTGTAGCAGAGATAGTGCCCCGCGAAATGCGTGGTCGTTATGACGGCAGGTCCATCCGGGTCCGGTTCGAGGCGCAGGGCCTCGGGTCGCAGCCAGCAGACGTCAAGGCCAAGGAGGCGGGCCAGCGGAGCGGTGATGGTGTTGACCGGCCCCAGAAAACGCGCCGTTTCCATATCCACGGGTCGCCGGTAGACGTCCAGTGGCGGAGCGTATTGGCGCAGGCGTCCCCCGAGCATGACCCCGATGCGGTCGGACATGGCCAGTGCTTCCTGCAGGTCGTGCGTCACGCAGATCGTGGTGATGCCGAAGCTGCGCTGGGTGGAGCGGATGAAGAGGGCAGTCTCCATTTTCAGGTTGCGGTCGAGGTTGGCGAAGGGCTCGTCCAGCAGCAGGAGCGAAGGTTCGAGGACCGTGGCACGGGCAATGGCCACGCGCTGCTTCTGTCCTCCCGAGAGTTGGGACGGATAGGCATCCCGCCTGTCTTCAAGATGGAAATAGCCGAGCATGGGCATGACCTTGTCCCGGATGGCGGTCCTGGACATCTTTTGGGCCTTGAGGCCAAAGGCGATGTTCTGGAAGACCGTCATGTTCGGGAAGAGGACGTAGTCCTGAAAGACGAGGATGGCCGAGGGCTTCTTCCCGTCGCCGTCGAAATGGGTGACGGTTCCGCTGTCCGCGTCCTCGAGCCCCGCGATGATGTGCAGCAGGGTCGTCTTTCCCGCCCCGGATGGCCCGACCAGCGAGACGAGGCTGCCTCGGGGTACGCCGAAGCTGACGTCCCCGAAGACCTCCACTCCGCCGAAGCGCTTGCCCAGGGCCTTGACCTGCAGCAGATCCTCTATGGCTGCTTCAGCGTTCAAGAGCCTGGAAATGGCGCATGAAGCGTCGATCAATATAGTCTTTGAGTAAAAATCCCAGCCAGTTGCGAAACATGAGCGGTCCCTTGCTGAAAATGGCCGTGTCGTCGCCCATGTTGAAGAGGAGCAGGTATTTTCCGCCGGGATCAAAGCGCTGCAGCTTGGTCCCGTTCAGGCTGGCGCGGACATTGCGCAGCAGAACCGGGTTTTCGCGCACGGCATAGACGCCGACCTTGTCCAGCGGCCCGGGCTCGAAATCGATGCAGTCGCCACCTCCAAAAAT encodes the following:
- the sbtM gene encoding selenobiotic family peptide radical SAM maturase — its product is MNQAALHSLYPTTASFLDAQTLSSLGDSLNSSAEKLLSTVEQLSREGLAPIFLPDICTLEIARKHVESKAVLQPEPGTGIIVNPSLELCVLNTSGCVDVIHGRNTNTCPVLGQEMVLVWKNKGTQKIDIAVAKPEDLAAIKIIADGVDPSSAEAESKLAPGFVDSLLRKAVEKGILLSPSSLLRRKRQDFSANLSISEQHLSAEVFTLQWHITQDCDLFCRHCYDRSARSNMALDSALDVIDDFDSFCRDRHVLGQISFSGGNPLLYPGFLKVYERAARKGFSLAILGNPTTREMMEAIIDIARPEYFQVSLEGLPAHNDSIRGHGHFQRVMNFLEVLQAVEVQGQVMLTLTRDNMNQVLPLAEILEGKVWGLAFNRLSPVGRGAALALPDPAEFQDFAERYCEAASQLKVLSFKDNMLNAHLAARGGPLFGGCTGFGCGAAFNFMALLPDGEVHACRKFPSIIGNISTATLGEIYDGQAAVSYRSRSEACRECSIIATCGGCPAVVSGLGLDIAKDRDPFCPGPIHQPQPPVKSAF
- a CDS encoding ABC transporter ATP-binding protein, which gives rise to MEDLLQVKALGKRFGGVEVFGDVSFGVPRGSLVSLVGPSGAGKTTLLHIIAGLEDADSGTVTHFDGDGKKPSAILVFQDYVLFPNMTVFQNIAFGLKAQKMSRTAIRDKVMPMLGYFHLEDRRDAYPSQLSGGQKQRVAIARATVLEPSLLLLDEPFANLDRNLKMETALFIRSTQRSFGITTICVTHDLQEALAMSDRIGVMLGGRLRQYAPPLDVYRRPVDMETARFLGPVNTITAPLARLLGLDVCWLRPEALRLEPDPDGPAVITTTHFAGHYLCYTLRVLDQDLVVYALEPLGQPGDRMHIRVSNQYPPIFSGSLPEDSCA
- a CDS encoding ABC transporter permease, giving the protein MQRRILWGLAPLLIPYCALFCAGMALTLAQSLGLFLPLGAGGATLDHYRVLLQDLAIGQSLGLSLFVALVSAAGSVLGGTVLALALWRMPSGLRRVGVISKIGLILPHVAVAFLILLFLGRTGLVSSVLFQTGLISSPEEFPNILHTGSGLGMIMAFLLKGVPFALLLVGAVLFGFDIRLIQTARMLGAGPWRTFRTVTLPRLLPAMHSAFIILFLYAFGSFDIPFVLGESHPGMLSIRVYDIFFQRDLNQRPLAMAILTLMFLFAALFAMLYNRFAAYVDGWRRKL
- a CDS encoding ABC transporter, which translates into the protein MRHAPTMIVLALMFLLPVVVLVLQAGAPGWRFPELWPQMSLDGLRFLAARPQPFLTALASSLAYSLATVAMTLVMTILPAQVLAFRTFPGKNLLEGLLLLPALVPAMTFSMGLHFIFIKIGLADTTPGVILVLSIISYPYMLRALTTGFTLMGREYGICARNLGASKWRVFLEVEMPLLLPAMAAGGSVVFLVAFSEYFLVFLIGGGSVASFTGFLFPLITSSNRGLGALITLAFLAVPIALFVVLELGMYRYYRKRLMR
- a CDS encoding ABC transporter substrate-binding protein, with translation MRIKLLFIILFAVLLTGCSESPEQTSVLQQDFASLEKAARGTEVRWHMWGGSAQINQWVDTFVASEMKRLYDIAVVRVPMDAPVFVNKLLTEKAAGKATGTMDLLWINGENFKNSMQAGVLFGPFTDKLPNFTAWYDPQKSAHDFGYPVNGFEAPYGRAQFVFEYDTDRTPTPPAALAELADWIRANPGRFTYPQPPDFTGSAFLRQIFYATTGGHEQYMNGFNADLYAKNAPKTFAWLDELKPHLWQEGRTYPKDAAALDTLFARGEIDMGMSYHPAHAQMKILEKTYPDTVRTFVLAEGAIFNTHFTAVPFNAPNKAGAMVLANFLMSPEAQLSKFKPENWGDLPALEVAKLEEMQRKAFEAVDLGAATLGTDVLSAAAVPEISPEYLELLERDWDKFILGH